The window TGCAGTGCATGCGCGGATCCGTCGCAGTGGGCGACATTGCCGATTCGCTAGACCTGTCGCAATCCTTGGTCAGCCATCACCTGCGCCTGTTGCGCGGCGCGCGCCTCGTGCGCGGCGAGCGCCAGGCCAAGCACATCTTCTACGGCATCGCCGACCAGCACGTCAGCCAGGTACTGCAGGACATGGCGGTTCACATTTCGGAGGACAGAAACGACGATTGACTGAACGTGTGAGTGCGCGCCGGCCTACTCCTTCAAGGGGTAGGCTTTTTTTTGGCTATCAATCTAGAGAAACACCGACGCGCCTTGCTGAATGCCTAGAACCCCACATAGCCCGGCAATTCCTTTCCCTGCTCTGCCATAAGCGCAGCGAATGCCGGGTAATACTCGTCAACGATCTGATAGAGAAGGGTTTGCTCGGGTCGGTGGCTCTGGTAACGACCAGTATCCCGATCCCGGCTGGCCGTCCTGGCCGCCACATGAGGCATGTTCCGCGTCCTTGCAATACTGTGTTTACATACAGTCTATCGCTTAGCGGAAAGTTCTTTTACCCTCAGCCGAAATGCCTGCCGTTGCTAGACATTGCCAGCCAGTGCCCGTCACTCCCGTACTAACTGTCACGAACCCCTGCAATAACTGTCACGCCCCCCTGCAATAACTGTCACGAACCCCTGCAATAACTGTCACGCCCCCAAACCTGCAAACCCAGCAGGGGCGGGGGCTGGCGGGGTGTTGGAAAAATCCATCCATGATTATCTAAGAATAATCCACTAGGCGCGGTTATCAGCGCCCTTGTGGGGCGCTGCTGCCCTTGCCCAATATGCCCGGCCAGAGGCCGGATAGCTGGTCTATTCGCTGCGCTAGGCTACACACCGCCCCACCGCTGCGCGGCAGGGGGAAAGGCGGGCAAAGCCCGCTAAACCCCACACCAAACCCCGCAGAAATACGCTGGAGCGCTTTTAGCCGCTTTAGCGGCCTTTCCCCCTACCCGAAGGGTGGGGGCGCGTGTGCAGCCCCGCAGGGCCTGTCTCGGTCGATCATTCAGCCCGGCTCATCCTTCTGGCGTGGCGGCAGACCGAACAAGGCGCGGTCGTGGTCGCGTTCAAGGTACGCATCCATTGCCGCCATGAGCCGATCCTCCGGCCACTCGCTGCTGTTCACCTTGGCCAAAATCATGGCCCCCACCAGCACCTTGCGCCTTGTTTCGTTCTTGCGCTCTTGCTGCTGTTCCCTTGCCCGCACCCGCTGAATTTCGGCATTGATTCGCGCTCGTTGTTCTTCGAGCTTGGCCAGCCGATCCGCCGCCTTGTTGCTCCCCTTAACCATCTTGACACCCCATTGTTAATGTGCTGTCTCGTAGGCTATCATGGAGGCACAGCGGCGGCAATCCCGACCCTACTTTGTAGGGGAGGGCGCACTTACCGGTTTCTCTTCGAGAAACTGGCCTAACGGCCACCCTTCGGGCGGTGCGCTCTCCGAGGGCCATTGCATGGAGCCGAAAAGCAAAAGCAACAGCGAGGCAGCATGGCGATTTATCACCTTACGGCGAAAACCGGCAGCAGGTCGGGCGGCCAATCGGCCAGGGCCAAGGCCGACTACATCCAGCGCGAAGGCAAGTATGCCCGCGACATGGATGAAGTCTTGCACGCCGAATCCGGGCACATGCCGGAGTTCGTCGAGCGGCCCGCCGACTACTGGGATGCTGCCGACCTGTATGAACGCGCCAATGGGCGGCTGTTCAAGGAGGTCGAATTTGCCCTGCCGGTCGAGCTGACCCTCGACCAGCAGAAGGCGCTGGCGTCCGAGTTCGCCCAGCACCTGACCGGTGCCGAGCGCCTGCCGTATACGCTGGCCATCCATGCCGGTGGCGGCGAGAACCCGCACTGCCACCTGATGATCTCCGAGCGGATCAATGACGGCATCGAGCGGCCCGCCGCTCAGTGGTTCAAGCGGTACAACGGCAAGACCCCGGAGAAGGGCGGGGCACAGAAGACCGAAGCGCTCAAGCCCAAGGCATGGCTTGAGCAGACCCGCGAGGCATGGGCCGACCATGCCAACCGGGCATTAGAGCGGGCTGGCCACGACGCCCGCATTGACCACAGAACACTTGAGGCGCAGGGCATCGAGCGCCTGCCCGGTGTTCACCTGGGGCCGAACGTGGTGGAGATGGAAGGCCGGGGCATCCGCACCGACCGGGCAGACGTGGCCCTGAACATCGACACCGCCAACGCCCAGATCATCGACTTACAGGAATACCGGGAGGCAATAGACCATGAACGCAATCGACAGAGTGAAGAAATCCAGAGGCATCAACGAGTTAGCGGAGCAGATCGAACCGCTGGCCCAGAGCATGGCGACACTGGCCGACGAAGCCCGGCAGGTCATGAGCCAGACCCAGCAGGCCAGCGAGGCGCAGGCGGCGGAGTGGCTGAAAGCCCAGCGCCAGACAGGGGCGGCATGGGTGGAGCTGGCCAAAGAGTTGCGGGAGGTAGCCGCCGAGGTGAGCAGCGCCGCGCAGAGCGCCCGGAGCGCGTCGCGGGGGTGGCACTGGAAGCTATGGCTAACCGTGATGCTGGCTTCCATGATGCCTACGGTGGTGCTGCTGATCGCATCGTTGCTCTTGCTCGACCTGACGCCACTGACAACCGAGGACGGCTCGATCTGGCTGCGCTTGGTGGCCCGATGAAGAACGACAGGACTTTGCAGGCCATAGGCCGACAGCTCAAGGCCATGGGCTGTGAGCGCTTCGATATCGGCGTCAGGGACGCCACCACCGGCCAGATGATGAACCGGGAATGGTCAGCCGCCGAAGTGCTCCAGAACACGCCATGGCTCAAGCGGATGAATGCCCAGGGCAATGACGTGTATATCAGGCCCGCCGAGCAGGAGCGGCATGGTCTGGTGCTGGTGGACGACCTCAGCGAGTTTGACCTGGATGACATGAAAGCCGAGGGCCGGGAGCCTGCCCTGGTAGTGGAAACCAGCCCGAAGAACTATCAGGCATGGGTCAAGGTGGCCGACGCCGCAGGCGGTGAACTTCGGGGGCAGATTGCCCGGACGCTGGCCAGCGAGTACGACGCCGACCCGGCCAGCGCCGACAGCCGCCACTATGGCCGCTTGGCGGGCTTCACCAACCGCAAGGACAAGCACACCACCCGCGCCGGTTATCAGCCGTGGGTGCTGCTGCGTGAATCCAAGGGCAAGACCGCCACCGCTGGCCCGGCGCTGGTGCAGCAGGCTGGCCAGCAGATCGAGCAGGCCCAGCGGCAGCAGGAGAAGGCCCGCAGGCTGGCCAGCCTCGAACTGCCCGAGCGGCAGCTTAGCCGCCACCGGCGCACGGCGCTGGACGAGTACCGCAGCGAGATGGCCGGGCTGGTCAAGCGCTTCGGTGATGACCTCAGCAAGTGCGACTTTATCGCCGCGCA is drawn from Providencia stuartii and contains these coding sequences:
- a CDS encoding ArsR/SmtB family transcription factor produces the protein MTSRKTTSSAIAHCSTSSHGATTDVLALSQSDVAVLAETFRLLGDQSRLKILLQCMRGSVAVGDIADSLDLSQSLVSHHLRLLRGARLVRGERQAKHIFYGIADQHVSQVLQDMAVHISEDRNDD
- a CDS encoding mobilization protein C, which codes for MVKGSNKAADRLAKLEEQRARINAEIQRVRAREQQQERKNETRRKVLVGAMILAKVNSSEWPEDRLMAAMDAYLERDHDRALFGLPPRQKDEPG
- a CDS encoding MobA/MobL family protein, whose amino-acid sequence is MAIYHLTAKTGSRSGGQSARAKADYIQREGKYARDMDEVLHAESGHMPEFVERPADYWDAADLYERANGRLFKEVEFALPVELTLDQQKALASEFAQHLTGAERLPYTLAIHAGGGENPHCHLMISERINDGIERPAAQWFKRYNGKTPEKGGAQKTEALKPKAWLEQTREAWADHANRALERAGHDARIDHRTLEAQGIERLPGVHLGPNVVEMEGRGIRTDRADVALNIDTANAQIIDLQEYREAIDHERNRQSEEIQRHQRVSGADRTAGPEHGDTGRRSPAGHEPDPAGQRGAGGGVAESPAPDRGGMGGAGQRVAGGSRRGEQRRAERPERVAGVALEAMANRDAGFHDAYGGAADRIVALARPDATDNRGRLDLAALGGPMKNDRTLQAIGRQLKAMGCERFDIGVRDATTGQMMNREWSAAEVLQNTPWLKRMNAQGNDVYIRPAEQERHGLVLVDDLSEFDLDDMKAEGREPALVVETSPKNYQAWVKVADAAGGELRGQIARTLASEYDADPASADSRHYGRLAGFTNRKDKHTTRAGYQPWVLLRESKGKTATAGPALVQQAGQQIEQAQRQQEKARRLASLELPERQLSRHRRTALDEYRSEMAGLVKRFGDDLSKCDFIAAQKLASRGRSAEEIGKAMAEASPALAERKPGHEADYIERTVSKVMGLPSVQLARAELARAPAPRQRGMDRGGPDFSM